One stretch of Danio rerio strain Tuebingen ecotype United States chromosome 6, GRCz12tu, whole genome shotgun sequence DNA includes these proteins:
- the psmb3 gene encoding proteasome subunit beta type-3, with translation MSIMSYNGGAVMAMRGKECVAIASDRRFGIQAQLVTTDFQKIFPMGERLYIGLAGLATDVQTVSQRLKFRLNLYELKEGRQIKPRTFMSMVSNLLYERRFGPYYIEPVIAGLDPKTFEPFICSLDLIGCPMVTEDFVVSGTCSEQMYGMCESLWEPDMKPEDLFETISQAMLNAVDRDAVSGMGVVVHVIEKDKITTRTLKARMD, from the exons ATG TCTATTATGTCATATAACGGAGGTGCCGTCATGGCAATGCGTGGAAAGGAGTGTGTGGCGATAGCATCAGACCGGAGGTTTGGCATCCAGGCGCAGCTGGTTACCACTGACTTCCAGAAGATCTTTCCTATGGGAGAGAGACTCTACATCGGACTGGCAGGCCTTGCCACAGATGTGCAGACAGT ATCTCAAAGGCTGAAGTTCCGCCTGAACCTGTATGAGCTGAAAGAAGGTCGTCAGATCAAGCCAAGGACCTTCATGAGCATGGTGTCCAATCTTCTGTATGAGAGGAG GTTTGGTCCATACTACATTGAGCCAGTGATTGCTGGTCTGGACCCCAAGACCTTTGAACCCTTCATCTGCTCTCTTGACCTCATCGGATGCCCAATGGTAACAGAAGACTTTGTTGTGAGTGGTACTTGCTCGGAGCAGATGTACGGCATGTGTGAGTCACTATGGGAACCTGACATG AAACCAGAAGACTTATTTGAGACCATCTCACAGGCCATGTTGAATGCTGTCGACAGAGATGCAGTGTCTGGAATGGGAGTCGTTGTTCATGTCAT TGAGAAGGATAAGATAACTACACGCACCCTGAAGGCCAGAATGGACTAG
- the si:ch73-193c12.2 gene encoding uncharacterized protein si:ch73-193c12.2, which produces MGSEEMIFKWTDANTADLIVWRVTNNSLFTGRRNAAIKAYELYVKEKQLQGKVAPTWVRKKWENLKQKYKDLKSLRTADGESASATWKWYSVMDGALNSENPITHIITPVRVTIPAPDAPPTKQRKQADWLTALQELEKRQEERERQAAEREDERDRRSAAREDERDRRALEREAERDRRAAEREEIRERLVLEREERREREMFAREERWEKDMLAREERQERDYREREERREREAAAREERLFKVLETFLANK; this is translated from the exons ATGGGCTCAGAggaaatgatttttaaat GGACTGATGCCAACACGGCAGATCTGATTGTGTGGAGAGTCACTAACAACAGTCTGTTTACTGGCAGGAGAAATGCAGCCATTAAAGCATACGA GTTGTATGTGAAAGAGAAACAACTGCAAGGGAAAGTGGCACCTACGTGGGTTCGAAAGAAATGGGAGAATCTAAAACAGAAGTATAAG GACCTCAAAAGCCTTCGTACAGCGGATGGAGAGTCAGCATCTGCGACCTGGAAGTGGTATTCAGTGATGGATGGAGCGCTGAACAGCGAGAACCCAATCACCCACATCATCACACCCGTCCGCGTGACCATACCGGCCCCGGATGCTCCTCCCACCAAGCAAAGGAAGCAAGCGGATTGGCTGACGGCCCTGCAAGAATTGGAGAAGAGGCAGGAAGAGAGAGAAAGGCAAGCGGCAGAGAGAGAAGACGAGAGAGACCGACGGTCTGCCGCCAGAGAAGACGAGAGAGACCGACGCGCTCTGGAGAGAGAAGCCGAAAGAGATCGAAGAGCTGCGGAGAGAGAAGAAATCAGAGAGAGACTGGTGCTGGAGAGAGAGGAGAGAAGAGAGCGGGAAATGTTTGCCCGAGAGGAGCGCTGGGAGAAAGACATGCTAGCTAGAGAAGAGCGGCAGGAAAGAGACTACAGAGAAAGAGAGGAGAGGAGGGAAAGAGAAGCCGCTGCTAGAGAAGAAAGGCTCTTTAAAGTCCTCGAGACATTTCTGGCCAACAAGTAA